One window of Arthrobacter oryzae genomic DNA carries:
- a CDS encoding cell division protein PerM, giving the protein MKLRADQTGDRGIPMPLWLQGALESAQAAVISALVVLAPIVAVWATAGFQNNNFDALARLGGQAWLLIHGVPLHLTTVAGEAAAQPESGTLSLIPLGLTLIPFLLAWRAGRRLARASYTDQLWQALLGSWLVYAGFGMATGFVCRTDDVAIFLWFAGLIPLVPFGLGMVVGARREAGSWSRLIGVDAVDWIARTSQHSRWAGSYLGSAIKAGFVALMAAFSMSAALLTVDLLIHWDLVIAVYEGLDAGAMGGAVLTIAQLGFLPNLAVFALAWTSGSGFALGVGSQAGPLGTAVGPLPSIPVFAALPAGPLDYAFVALVVPVLAGALAGWWFLREGENHFDEWLSIKVRARWFTASASTLVLGAIIGVAAGLMAGGLAWMARGSAGIGRLTDIGPDPLSTSLWVAAEVAVGVVIGYAAGPWLERQQKLREADLDAAKP; this is encoded by the coding sequence ATGAAACTGCGCGCTGATCAGACCGGAGACCGTGGCATTCCCATGCCCTTGTGGCTGCAGGGAGCGCTCGAGTCGGCGCAGGCGGCGGTCATTTCCGCGCTGGTGGTGCTGGCGCCCATTGTCGCCGTCTGGGCCACTGCGGGGTTTCAGAACAACAACTTCGACGCCCTCGCCCGGCTCGGCGGCCAGGCGTGGCTGCTGATCCACGGCGTGCCGCTGCACCTGACAACGGTGGCCGGGGAGGCTGCGGCCCAGCCCGAGTCCGGCACGCTCTCGCTGATTCCGCTGGGCCTCACGCTCATCCCGTTCCTGCTTGCGTGGCGGGCGGGCCGGCGCCTGGCCCGGGCCTCGTACACGGACCAGCTCTGGCAGGCGCTGCTGGGTTCCTGGCTGGTGTATGCCGGGTTCGGCATGGCTACGGGATTCGTGTGCCGGACGGACGACGTCGCCATTTTCCTGTGGTTTGCCGGGCTGATACCGCTGGTGCCGTTCGGCCTGGGGATGGTGGTGGGTGCCCGCCGCGAAGCCGGTTCGTGGAGCCGGCTTATCGGCGTCGACGCCGTGGACTGGATTGCCCGGACCAGCCAGCATTCCCGCTGGGCTGGCTCCTACCTGGGTTCCGCCATCAAAGCCGGCTTCGTGGCCCTGATGGCGGCCTTCTCCATGTCAGCCGCACTGCTTACGGTGGACCTCCTGATCCACTGGGATCTGGTGATCGCCGTGTATGAAGGGCTCGACGCCGGCGCAATGGGTGGTGCCGTCCTCACCATCGCGCAGCTCGGCTTCCTGCCCAACCTGGCCGTTTTTGCGCTCGCCTGGACGTCCGGCTCCGGCTTCGCCCTGGGCGTGGGCTCGCAGGCCGGGCCGCTGGGAACCGCTGTTGGCCCGCTGCCATCCATTCCGGTGTTCGCCGCACTGCCCGCAGGCCCGCTGGACTACGCCTTCGTAGCGCTGGTGGTTCCGGTCCTGGCCGGTGCGCTGGCCGGCTGGTGGTTCCTTCGCGAGGGCGAAAACCACTTTGACGAATGGCTGTCCATCAAGGTCCGTGCCCGCTGGTTCACGGCGTCGGCCTCAACACTCGTCCTCGGCGCCATCATCGGTGTGGCGGCTGGCCTGATGGCCGGAGGGCTGGCTTGGATGGCGCGGGGATCGGCCGGGATCGGCCGCCTTACGGACATCGGGCCGGATCCGTTGAGCACCTCGCTGTGGGTGGCCGCGGAAGTGGCAGTCGGCGTCGTGATTGGTTACGCGGCGGGCCCGTGGCTGGAACGCCAGCAGAAGCTGCGCGAAGCGGATCTGGACGCGGCCAAGCCGTAG
- a CDS encoding PadR family transcriptional regulator, which produces MEHLDFDQELTRAALPQAVLAVLSHGESHGYAIAEVLRQHGFARIKGGTLYPLLKRLEDQGLVMHTWHHDQTGPGRKQFTLTEHGRDELDRTAEAWHRMSRALTEIRITRREKP; this is translated from the coding sequence GTGGAACATCTCGACTTTGACCAAGAGCTGACCCGCGCGGCGCTACCGCAGGCTGTGCTCGCAGTCCTCAGCCACGGGGAAAGTCACGGTTATGCCATCGCCGAGGTCCTTCGGCAGCACGGCTTCGCACGCATCAAGGGGGGAACCTTGTATCCACTCCTGAAGCGACTAGAAGACCAAGGCTTGGTTATGCACACTTGGCACCACGACCAGACGGGTCCGGGCCGCAAGCAGTTCACACTTACTGAACACGGCCGCGACGAGCTGGACCGTACGGCAGAAGCCTGGCACCGGATGAGCCGGGCTCTCACCGAAATCCGAATAACCCGACGGGAAAAGCCATGA
- the purN gene encoding phosphoribosylglycinamide formyltransferase has translation MRIVVLVSGTGSNLQAVIDAVKAGELDVEIAAVGADRPGTYGVERSSAAGIPTFVVDFKAYADRADWNAALTEAVAAYRPDVVVSSGFMRIVSPEFIDAFDGKYLNTHPALLPAFPGAHGVRDAMAYGVKVTGCTVHWADAGVDTGPIIAQEAVAIEESDTEDSLHERIKVVERRLLVSTLAQLAAA, from the coding sequence ATGCGCATCGTTGTCCTCGTGTCCGGTACCGGTTCCAACCTCCAGGCTGTCATCGACGCCGTCAAGGCGGGCGAGCTGGACGTGGAAATCGCCGCAGTCGGTGCCGACCGGCCGGGGACTTACGGGGTGGAGCGTTCGTCGGCTGCCGGAATCCCGACGTTCGTGGTGGACTTCAAGGCCTACGCCGACCGTGCCGACTGGAACGCTGCGCTGACTGAAGCTGTGGCCGCATACCGGCCGGATGTGGTGGTGTCCTCAGGCTTCATGCGCATTGTGAGCCCGGAGTTCATCGACGCGTTCGACGGGAAATACCTCAACACGCACCCCGCCCTGCTGCCGGCCTTCCCGGGTGCCCATGGAGTCCGCGATGCCATGGCCTACGGCGTGAAGGTCACCGGCTGCACCGTTCACTGGGCCGACGCCGGCGTGGACACGGGCCCCATCATCGCCCAGGAAGCCGTGGCCATTGAGGAGTCCGACACCGAGGACTCCCTGCACGAGCGCATCAAGGTCGTGGAGCGCAGGCTCCTGGTCTCGACCCTGGCGCAGCTCGCCGCCGCCTGA